The following proteins come from a genomic window of Lachnoclostridium phytofermentans ISDg:
- a CDS encoding protein translocase subunit SecDF produces MSNYKDTFSSNKKKSTKRIRHGKSTLFACVGFIFLFVLLAIFGLGDNFKSVQKMRFGIDIRGGVEAIFEPQGLDRKATAAELESARNIIDIRLDNKYITDREVTIDKDGGYIIVRFPWKSDEKNYNPEQAIQEIGAMAQLSFRDPQGNIMLDGKHVVSSSASRRTNNVTTDNVVELIFDKEGAKLFEEATGKLIGKPMSIYMDNDLISAPQVNSKITGGKAVIQNIKTYEEAKNLSEKINAGALPFSLTTSSFRTISPTLGNNALNVMLVAGAIAFVFVCIFMIGIYKLPGFVACLVLILQMVLQLLAISVPQYTLTLPGIAGIILSVGMAVDANIIIAERVSEELKKGATYRSAVTNGYKNAFSSVLDGNVTTAAVAIILMIFGSGAMLSFGYTLLIGMIVNVLVGVFLSKTILLSFLEMDRFNEQKYFREQKERKPLKIYQNKWIFLIISGTIFIVGIVGVIIKGVHLDTQFTGGAVLEYSITGNVDTETVRSKVSDVTNRPTTVQITKDNITDSSSVIITLAGTSGLNVAEQEKITGAVKGISDDLNAKLAQTYVVEPYIGAKALKNAVMAVVISIIFIIIYVWIRFSGLTSGITATLALVHDIITVFFVFVIFGIPLNDAFVAVVLTIIGYSINDTIVIYDRVRENRKKNPKQDFIELMNESNTQTLHRSVNTSITTAVCVLIMLIASIIFRIDSIKVFTLPMLFGLISGCYSSICIAGVLWTMWEKRKR; encoded by the coding sequence ATGTCAAATTATAAGGATACATTTTCATCCAATAAGAAAAAGTCGACGAAAAGAATTCGTCATGGAAAAAGTACGCTCTTTGCATGCGTAGGTTTTATTTTTCTCTTTGTTTTATTAGCCATTTTTGGCCTAGGAGATAATTTTAAAAGTGTTCAAAAGATGCGTTTTGGTATTGATATTCGTGGTGGTGTTGAAGCAATCTTTGAGCCACAAGGACTGGATAGAAAGGCAACTGCTGCAGAACTAGAAAGTGCTAGAAACATTATTGATATACGACTAGATAATAAGTACATTACGGACCGAGAGGTAACGATTGATAAAGATGGTGGTTACATTATTGTCCGCTTCCCATGGAAATCTGATGAGAAAAACTATAATCCAGAGCAGGCAATCCAAGAAATTGGTGCAATGGCACAACTTAGTTTTCGTGATCCACAAGGGAATATTATGCTAGATGGAAAACATGTAGTTAGTAGTTCGGCATCTCGTAGGACTAATAATGTTACTACAGATAATGTCGTAGAACTGATATTCGATAAAGAAGGTGCAAAGTTATTTGAAGAAGCGACTGGAAAGTTAATTGGGAAACCAATGAGCATTTACATGGATAATGATTTAATATCAGCTCCTCAAGTAAATAGTAAAATTACCGGTGGTAAAGCAGTTATACAGAACATAAAGACTTATGAAGAAGCAAAAAATTTATCTGAAAAAATTAATGCAGGAGCATTACCATTCTCTTTAACAACTTCAAGTTTCCGTACCATTAGCCCTACTCTAGGAAACAATGCGCTTAATGTTATGTTAGTTGCAGGGGCAATTGCATTCGTATTTGTTTGCATTTTCATGATTGGTATCTATAAGCTGCCAGGTTTTGTAGCATGTTTAGTACTTATTTTACAAATGGTATTACAGTTACTTGCAATCTCAGTACCACAATATACATTAACATTACCAGGTATTGCAGGTATTATACTTTCTGTTGGTATGGCTGTAGATGCTAATATTATTATAGCCGAACGTGTCTCAGAAGAACTGAAGAAGGGTGCAACTTATCGTTCCGCAGTTACTAATGGATATAAGAATGCATTTTCTTCCGTATTAGATGGAAATGTAACAACAGCTGCAGTTGCGATTATCTTGATGATCTTTGGATCAGGAGCAATGCTAAGCTTTGGTTATACACTCTTAATTGGTATGATTGTCAATGTTTTAGTTGGTGTATTTTTATCAAAGACTATATTGTTATCCTTCCTTGAAATGGATCGATTTAATGAACAAAAATATTTCCGTGAACAAAAAGAGAGAAAACCATTAAAAATTTATCAGAACAAATGGATATTCTTAATTATCTCTGGTACTATTTTTATTGTTGGTATCGTTGGTGTAATTATAAAGGGTGTCCACCTAGATACTCAGTTTACCGGTGGTGCGGTTCTCGAGTATTCCATCACTGGAAATGTTGATACAGAAACAGTACGTTCTAAAGTATCAGATGTTACGAATCGCCCGACCACTGTTCAAATAACAAAGGACAATATCACCGATTCCAGTAGTGTTATCATAACCTTAGCCGGAACAAGTGGTTTAAATGTTGCAGAACAAGAAAAAATCACAGGTGCAGTGAAAGGTATTTCTGATGATTTGAATGCAAAGCTTGCACAAACTTATGTTGTGGAGCCATATATCGGTGCAAAGGCATTAAAAAATGCTGTTATGGCAGTAGTAATTTCCATCATTTTTATCATTATCTATGTGTGGATACGTTTCTCAGGTCTTACATCTGGAATCACTGCAACGTTAGCACTTGTGCATGATATTATTACCGTATTTTTCGTCTTTGTTATATTTGGAATTCCATTAAATGATGCCTTTGTTGCGGTAGTATTAACTATTATCGGTTATTCAATTAATGATACCATTGTTATATATGACCGTGTCAGAGAGAATCGTAAAAAGAATCCAAAGCAAGATTTTATAGAGTTAATGAATGAAAGTAATACGCAGACATTACATCGTTCAGTAAATACGTCAATTACAACTGCGGTTTGTGTATTAATTATGTTAATTGCTTCTATTATCTTCCGTATCGACTCCATTAAGGTGTTTACCTTACCGATGTTATTTGGTCTAATTAGTGGTTGCTATTCTTCCATATGTATTGCTGGTGTACTTTGGACTATGTGGGAAAAGAGAAAAAGATAG